One window from the genome of Podospora pseudocomata strain CBS 415.72m chromosome 6, whole genome shotgun sequence encodes:
- the TIF35 gene encoding translation initiation factor eIF3 subunit g (BUSCO:EOG0926489S; EggNog:ENOG503NX70; COG:J) codes for MAAQAKHDWADDDDLDELTTADLPPPQKIQNKDGSTTIIEYRYNDQNQKVKTTRRIRYITHREVVNPRVAERKAWAKFGQSAKDGAGPAPDTTSVGENIIFRPSINWRKDAKDESKDPNAQAMKDKLKDKKVKCRICNGEHFTARCPYKDTMAPIGEAAGADVAAGMGDDAGAGGAGPGGAGAPGTGKKGSYVPPALRGAGGAAGTGVGERMGGKYGERDDLATLRVTNVSEMAEENELRDMFERFGRVTRVFLAKDRDTGLAKGFAFISFADRGDAVKACAKMDGFGFRHLILRVEFAKKAA; via the exons ATGGCCGCGCAAGCTAA gCACGACTgggccgacgacgacgacctcgacgagctcaccaccgccgacctcccccccccccagaaAATCCAAAACAAGGAcggctccaccaccatcatcgagTACCGCTACAACGACCAGAACCAAAAAGTCAAGACGACCCGCCGCATTCGCTACATCACCCACCGCGAGGTCGTCAACCCGCGCGTTGCCGAGCGCAAGGCCTGGGCCAAGTTTGGGCAGTCGGCCAAGGACGGGGCCGGGCCGGCGCCCGACACGACGAGCGTGGGGGAGAATATCATCTTCCGGCCGAGTATCAATTGGAGGAAGGATGCGAAGGATGAGAGCAAGGATCCGAATGCGCAGGCTATGAAGGATAAGTTGAAGGATAAGAAGGTTAAG TGTCGTATTTGCAACGGAGAGCATTTCACGGCGAGATGTCCCTACAAGGATACGATGGCCCCTATCGGCGAGGCTGCTGGCGCGGATGTGGCGGCTGGGATGGGAGACGAtgctggggctgggggagcCGGTCCTGGGGGTGCTGGGGCGCCTGGGacggggaagaagggaagcTATGTACCGCCTGCGTTGCgtggtgctgggggtgcTGCCGGGACGGGAGTGGGCGAGAGAATGGGTGGGAAGTATGGCGAGAGGGACGACTTGGCCACGCTCAGAGTTACCAAC GTCTCCGAGATGGCGGAAGAGAACGAGCTGCGCGATATGTTCGAGCGCTTCGGTCGGGTTACTCGCGTCTTCTTGGCCAAAGATCGCGACACTGGTCTGGCCAAGGGCTTCGCCTTCATCAGTTTCGCGGACCGTGGTGACGCTGTTAAGGCTTGTGCCAAGATGGACGGTTTCGGTTTCAGGCACTTGATTCTCAGAGTCGAGTTTGCGAAGAAAGCTGCGTAA
- a CDS encoding hypothetical protein (EggNog:ENOG503P7FW): MFRRRQPPPSTINPIPPSSLPSRSPSPSLPFLTPPIPLPLPPPKPPNYQSKPSPSPPRRHPLHPPPISPPHIPKTRQRPGTAGTSGTEAALALQTRQISAQLKQASRTEKAYRTRKRAAAARANYAESKDHLRQAWLHFALGIRLMLGVVKSSAYVAKEKKYKWQAGREEKKAAKEQEKQRKLEERTEKEGRVERSPVDSDRLERARTAEGGDQGYRQEEDVISDNEVEIGDGEKQTEVMVEKELPTPKEEDTIDERVQTKRWKGKGRAKGKGRQ, encoded by the coding sequence atgttCCGCAGacgccaaccacccccctcaacaataaaccccatccccccctcctccctcccctcccgttccccttctccctccctccccttcctcacccccccaatcccgctccccctcccccctcccaaacccccaaactaccaatccaaaccctccccctcccctccccgccggcatcccctccaccctccccccatctccccccctcacATCCCCAAAACCCGTCAACGCCCCGGGACAGCCGGAACCTCCGGCACTGAGGCCGCCCTAGCCCTCCAAACCCGCCAGATCTCCGCCCAACTCAAACAAGCCTCCCGCACCGAAAAAGCCTACCGCACCCGCAAACGAGCAGCCGCCGCCCGCGCCAACTACGCCGAGTCAAAAGACCATCTCAGACAAGCCTGGCTTCATTTCGCTCTTGGGATCCGACTCATGTTAGGTGTTGTAAAGTCATCCGCCTACGTGgccaaagaaaagaaatacAAGTGGCAGGCTGGCAGAGAGGAGAAAAAAGCTGCAAAGGAGCAAGAAAAAcagaggaagctggaggagagaaCAGAAAAAGAGGGGAGGGTAGAAAGGAGTCCAGTCGACAGCGACCGCTTGGAAAGGGCGCGCACAGCAGAGGGTGGCGACCAGGGATACAGGCAAGAGGAAGACGTCATCAGTGACAACGAGGTCGAGATTGGTGACGGGGAAAAGCAGAcagaggtgatggtggaaaaggagctCCCTACgccaaaggaggaggacacgATTGATGAGAGGGTTCAGACGAAgcggtggaaggggaagggacgggcaaaggggaaggggaggcagTAA